TCGCACCTCGACGATCACGCCTTCTGGGATGCCGCGCAGATCGGGCCGCGACTGATCGCCACGCACGCCAACAGCCGCGCCCTGGTGCCCGGAAACCGCCACCTGACCGACGACATGGCCCGTGCCATCGCCGCAGCGGACGGCGTGATCGGACTGGTCCTCCTGAACCGCTTCATCCGCCCACTCCCGGAAGGTAGCCTGGACCGCGTGCCCCTGGCCGCGCTGGCTGACCACGCCCGCCACTACGCCGACCTGATCGGCTGGGACCGCGTGGCCCTCGGCACCGACCTCGACGGAGGCTTCGGTGCCGAGAAGACGCCCGCCGGTATCGACCGCTACGCGCACGTGCCCCGGGTGCTGGACGAACTGCCCGCCGGGGTCCGTCAGAGCGTGGCGTGGGGGAACTGGGCACGCTGGCTCACCACGCACCTGTAAGACGGACTCCGATACGGACGCCCCTGCTCTACACTCGGCCGCGTGCATCTTGTGCTGATCCGTCACGCCCAGTCCCTCAACAACCGGCTGTACGCACAGACGGGCGGTAAGGAAGGCCGGCATCCGGACCCGCCTCTGAGCGACCTGGGCTTGGAGCAGGCGCGACTGCTCGGCGAGGCCGCCAACCGCATTCCGCACCTCGGGTCGCTGACGCACCTTTACAGCAGCCTCACCACGCGCGCCGTTCAGACGGTGGCCCCACTGGCGACGGCCCTCTCGCTGCCTGTTCAGGGAACGGACGCCCTGCACGAGATCGGCGGGCTGTACCTGGGTCAGCTGACCGGCCCGCGCACGCCCACCGCCGGGCAGACCCGGCAGACGTTGCAACGGATCTGCCCTGAGTTACGCTGGCCCGCCCATCTGGACAGCCGGGCTGCCTGGGACGGTGGCTTCGAGGAGAACGACGAGCAGGTGTACGCAGACCGCGCCCTGACGGTCCTGCGCGACCTGCGGGCCCGCCACGCCGTGACGGATCGCGTGGGTCTGATCACGCACCAGAACTTCGCGCAGTTCCTGCTGGCCGCGCTGCTGGGCAGTCCCCTGAGCCGGCTGCCTGCCAAACTGGTGCTGGACAACACCGCCACCTGCGAGCTGGAACTCGGTGCGCGCGGCACCCGGCTGCTGTTCCTGAACCGGCACGATCACCTGCCTGGGGACATGGTGACGAACTGAGTATTGAACTGAACGGCAGTGAGGATGGTCAGGGGCAGGCGGATTCAGGGCTCGGGCGTGTAGAGCGGCGCGGCGGGCACGGCTCCGTCGGTGGTGCTGCTGAAATAGACCCACCATACGATCCGGGCCGAAGGATCTTTACGCGCAGCGTCGAACGCCGCGGCCGAGGCATCAGTGCCTTTGATGAAGTACCAGCTGTACACCGGCGTCCACACGTTCAGTTTCGGGGGTGTCATCTGAATGACTTCGGGGCTGCCCCCGGTCGCATCAGCCCGGTCACCCAGGCCTATGCACTGCTTGGCCAGGTTGGTCTCCGAAGCAGTGCTGGCCCCGAAAATCGCCAGCTGCTGATCAGGCGCGCAGGGGTGAATGCCGGGCAAGCTGAGGGGGGCGGCTCCCTTGCCCCGTCCGATCGGATCGCCGGCCAGGCCCACCATCAACCGGACAGGCTTGCGGAAGTCGTACACATACAGCGAATGCATGCCCTGGTAGCTGGCGGCGTCTTTCTCTTCTGCTGTGCCGAGCTGACTGACCACCCGGATGATCGCCTGTTTCGTGCCGGCCGGTGCGGTGACCGTGATGGCCCCAAAGTTGCCCAGCAGCGCCGACACTTCGGTCGCATTCAGCGGCGAGACACTCTGGCTGGAGGCCGCCGGAACACTGAGGGTCAGGGCGGCCAGGGTCAACAGGGCACGGGAATGCG
The genomic region above belongs to Deinococcus seoulensis and contains:
- a CDS encoding histidine phosphatase family protein — translated: MHLVLIRHAQSLNNRLYAQTGGKEGRHPDPPLSDLGLEQARLLGEAANRIPHLGSLTHLYSSLTTRAVQTVAPLATALSLPVQGTDALHEIGGLYLGQLTGPRTPTAGQTRQTLQRICPELRWPAHLDSRAAWDGGFEENDEQVYADRALTVLRDLRARHAVTDRVGLITHQNFAQFLLAALLGSPLSRLPAKLVLDNTATCELELGARGTRLLFLNRHDHLPGDMVTN